The following are encoded together in the Drosophila biarmipes strain raj3 chromosome 3L, RU_DBia_V1.1, whole genome shotgun sequence genome:
- the LOC122819043 gene encoding uncharacterized protein LOC122819043, producing the protein MHKSIWTPLEAPESSPAITKPSINPSLEENEHRKRAINNLNCTYAGNTRRQHLRISTSQPGNNGGRPGSARANSALAKEEEVEEEGLQMKPKPKTKTKTETKEEGTITGRKAEQEAGRGNGSRNGMQLESDRNIIFISSISGKCKCVEVGIPHYGGGL; encoded by the coding sequence ATGCACAAATCCATCTGGACACCACTCGAGGCCCCTGAAAGTTCCCCTGCCATAACAAAGCCTTCGATTAACCCCAGCTTGGAGGAGAATGAGCACCGAAAGCGAGCCATTAACAACCTCAACTGCACTTACGCCGGGAACACGAGACGCCAACATCTCCGCATCTCCACATCTCAGCCGGGGAACAATGGAGGACGACCTGGCAGCGCTCGTGCCAACTCCGCCCTggccaaggaggaggaggtggaggaggaggggcTCCAGatgaaaccgaaaccaaagACGAAAACGAAAACGGAGACGAAGGAAGAGGGCACAATCACCGGAAGAAAAGCGGAGCAGGAGGCCGGGCGAGGGAACGGGAGTAGGAATGGGATGCAGCTGGAATCTGATAGGAACATCATCTTCATCTCGAGCATATCCGGCAAGTGCAAGTGCGTGGAGGTGGGTATTCCGCATTATGGAGGGGGATTATGA
- the LOC108028362 gene encoding uncharacterized protein LOC108028362: MLTRVFRLVHDRRLSVPVLRCFHHEFSKPPQHPGTSQESDARSGKNLVAGVQDKYKIFRDEEATEIFDVEEARHQEQQLPENADLEEDHYYGLNLKRGTRGVFDVEDLVELLRKENVDDIFVCYVPENLKYVDHLVVCSGRSYRHMLTTAEFVRRMFKIKRSKGDILPRIEGDKSRDWMAMDLGNIALHIFSPSAREEYDLESLWAIGSEFDRESQKPHNPYGDIFLAQTPLTVAGDSKLET; the protein is encoded by the exons atgcTGACCCGTGTGTTCCGCCTGGTCCACGACAGGCGCCTGAGTGTGCCTGTTCTGCGCTGCTTCCACCACGAGTTCTCCAAGCCGCCGCAACACCCCGGAACGAGCCAGGAAAGTGACGCTCGTTCCGGCAAGAATTTGGTGGCCGGCGTGCAGGACAAGTACAAGATATTCCGGGACGAGGAGGCCACGGAGATTTTCGACGTGGAGGAGGCGCGccaccaggagcagcagcttcCCGAAAATGCGGATCTGGAGGAGGATCACTACTATGGATTGAACTTAAAGC GAGGCACTCGCGGGGTGTTTGATGTGGAGGACTTGGTGGAGCTGCTGCGCAAGGAGAATGTGGACGACATATTCGTCTGCTATGTGCCGGAGAACCTTAAATATGTGGACCACCTCGTGGTCTGCAGTGGGCGCAGCTATCGGCACATGCTGACCACGGCGGAGTTTGTGCGTCGCATGTTCAAGATCAAGCGGAGTAAGGGAGACATTCTGCCCCGCATCGAGGGCGACAAGAGCCGGGATTGGATGGCCATGGATTTGG GCAACATTGCCCTGCATATATTTTCTCCGAGCGCTCGGGAGGAATACGATCTGGAGTCGCTGTGGGCCATCGGCTCCGAGTTCGATCGCGAGAGCCAAAAGCCGCACAATCCCTATGGCGACATATTCCTGGCCCAAACTCCTCTCACCGTTGCGGGTGATTCCAAATTAGAGACGTGA
- the LOC108028473 gene encoding ribosomal RNA small subunit methyltransferase NEP1 — protein sequence MADNEEVNLDRGRFKIVTKNTSKNRLIVVLEGAQLEVVKVNDKLELLNCDDHLDILRQSQRDPATVRPDITLQTLTMLYDSPLHRAGYLQVFVHTEKGVLIEVSQQTLIPRTFKGFGPLIVKLLTEGEVRAKEDPSLKLMRVIQNPISDHLPVGCKRYALSAAGKPLRNLGDLVPKEEEPVVVVMGSYAFGNLTTDLTEEFFSVSSYPLAANDVCSRLASAFAAAWGVF from the exons ATGGCTGACAATGAGGAAGTTAACTTGGACAGGGGTCGGTTCAAGATTGTAACAAAAAACACCAGCAAAAATCGACTTATTGTCGTTTTGGAAGGTGCTCAACTGGAAGTGGTTAAG GTCAACGACAAACTTGAGCTGCTGAATTGCGATGACCATTTGGATATTTTGCGCCAAAGCCAACGGGATCCTGCCACAGTTCGGCCGGATATCACCCTCCAGACCCTGACCATGCTCTACGACTCCCCATTGCACCGAGCTGGCTATCTCCAGGTGTTCGTACACACGGAGAAGGGTGTCCTCATCGAAGTCAGCCAGCAAACCCTTATACCCAGAACCTTCAAGGGCTTTGGCCCCCTTATAGTGAAATTGCTGACCGAGGGCGAGGTTCGGGCCAAGGAGGACCCCTCCCTGAAACTGATGAGGGTGATCCAGAATCCCATCTCCGATCACCTTCCTGTGGGCTGCAAACGGTACGCCTTGAGCGCCGCTGGCAAGCCACTGCGGAATCTCGGGGACCTGGTGCCCAAGGAGGAGGAACCAGTGGTGGTAGTCATGGGAAGCTATGCCTTCGGAAATCTCACGACTGACTTGACCGAGGAGTTCTTCTCCGTCAGCAGCTATCCCCTGGCAGCGAATGACGTGTGCTCCAGACTCGCCTCCGCCTTCGCGGCTGCGTGGGGTGTGTTCTGA